GACAGCCATGAGCGACCCGATACGCGTCGGCCTGCTCGGGCTGGGAACCGTCGGCCAGGGCGTGGTTCGCGTGCTGCAACGCAATGCCGAGGAAATTGCACGTCGCGCGGGGCGGCCGATCGTGATCAGCCGCGCCTCGGCGCGCGATCCGAACAAGGCGCGTGACTGTGATTTGTCGCAGGTCGCGATCGAGGCTGACCCGATGCGCGTGGTCACTGCCGACGATGTGGATCTGGTGGTCGAGCTGATCGGCGGCGAGACGCCCGCCTTCGTGCTGATCGGCGAGGCGATCCGCCGAGGCAAGCCGGTGGTCACGGCCAACAAGGCGCTGGTGGCCGAACGCGGCAACGAGTTGTTCGAACTGGCACGCGGTGCTGGCACCATGATCGCCTACGAAGCCGCCGTGGCTGGCGGCATCCCGATCATCAAGTCGATCCGCGAGGGCCTGGCTGCCAACCGCGTGCTGTCGGTGGTCGGCATCATCAACGGCACCTGTAACTACATCCTCACGCAGATGAGTCTGCGCGGCATCGATTTCGGCACCGCGCTCACCGAAGCGCAGCAGCTCGGCTACGCCGAGGCCGATCCGACATTCGACGTCGAGGGCGTGGACGCCGCGCACAAGCTGACGATTCTCGCCTCGATTGCCTTCGGCATTCCGCTGGCCTTCGAACGCGTGGCCTGCGAAGGTATCGCCCGCATCCAGTCACAGGACATCGAGCTGGCGAAGGCACTCGGCTACCGGATCAAGCATCTCGGCGTTGCCAAGCGCGGAATGGACGGCGTCGAACTGCGCGTGCAGCCCACGCTGATCGCGGACGATCAGTTGCTGGCCAAGGTCGATGGCGTGCTCAACGCCATCGTCGTACACGGCGATGCGGTTGGACGCACCGGCTACTACGGACGCGGCGCCGGCGGTGAAGCCACCGCATCCGCCGTGATCGCCGATCTGGTCGATGCGGTGCGCAGCCTCGACACGCCGCCGCAGCACCGCGTGCCCTACCTCGCGTTCCAGCCGGACGCGATCGCGCCGATGGAGGTGCTGCCGCTGGAGAAAATCGAGTCCGCGTACTACCTGCGGGTGTGCGTGGCCGACGAACCGGGCGTGCTGCGCTCGATCACCTCGATTCTTGCGGAGCTGGACATCAGCGTCGAGGCGATCATCCAGAAGGAGCCGCGCGCCGCCGAAGACGCGGTGGTGGCGATCATCACCTCGGTGGTGCAGGAAGCCCGCTTCAACGAGGCCTGCGCCCGGATCGAGGCCTTGCCGTCGGTACGCAGTGGCTTCTCGCGCCTGCGCGTCGAACACTTTGATTCGTGAGGCGCAACAGCGCCGATGCCTTATGCTTTCCACGCCTCACTCCCAACGCCTGTCGCCTGACGAAAATATGAGATACACAGGATTGATCGATGCTTGGCGCGCCCGCCTGCCGGTGGTCGACACGACCCGCGCAATCGCGCTGGGCGAGGGCAACACGCCGCTGATCCGGCTAGACAACATTCCGCGCGAGATCGGTTTCGACGGCGAGCTGTACGTCAAGTTCGAAGGTCTCAACCCGACCGGTTCGTTCAAGGATCGTGGCATGACCATGGCCGTGACCCAGGCCGTGGCCGAGGG
This genomic stretch from Banduia mediterranea harbors:
- a CDS encoding homoserine dehydrogenase, whose protein sequence is MSDPIRVGLLGLGTVGQGVVRVLQRNAEEIARRAGRPIVISRASARDPNKARDCDLSQVAIEADPMRVVTADDVDLVVELIGGETPAFVLIGEAIRRGKPVVTANKALVAERGNELFELARGAGTMIAYEAAVAGGIPIIKSIREGLAANRVLSVVGIINGTCNYILTQMSLRGIDFGTALTEAQQLGYAEADPTFDVEGVDAAHKLTILASIAFGIPLAFERVACEGIARIQSQDIELAKALGYRIKHLGVAKRGMDGVELRVQPTLIADDQLLAKVDGVLNAIVVHGDAVGRTGYYGRGAGGEATASAVIADLVDAVRSLDTPPQHRVPYLAFQPDAIAPMEVLPLEKIESAYYLRVCVADEPGVLRSITSILAELDISVEAIIQKEPRAAEDAVVAIITSVVQEARFNEACARIEALPSVRSGFSRLRVEHFDS